From the Leptolyngbya sp. O-77 genome, one window contains:
- the kdpB gene encoding potassium-transporting ATPase subunit KdpB, which yields MSGLYSRAIQQAFVKLNPRVMIRNPVMFVVWIGTIITALLTLNPGLFGTVPGENQRFFNGLITLILFFTVWFANFAEAVAEGRGKAQADALRATKTDAIAHRILSDGSVEEVSSTRLQRGDQIRVVAGDVIPADGEVIGGIASVDESAITGESAPVLKQPGTDIASSVTGGTRIISDELLIRVTADPGKGFIDRMIALVEGAERSKTPNEIALTVLLAVLTQVFLVAIATLPPIARYVQAPVSIAMLIALLVALIPTTIGGLLSAIGIAGMDRVAQFNVIATSGRAVEACGDVNTLVLDKTGTITLGNRLAEEFIPVNGHTLSEVAEVALAASVFDETPEGKSIVRLAEDLGARVNFQRDRAEGIEFSARTRMSGTNLPDGTEIRKGAVEAIKGFVRSRGGQTQADLDAAYERVSRLGGTPLAVCQDSDVMGVIYLKDIIKTGIRERFDQLRRMGIRTIMLTGDNRITASVIAAEAGVDDFIAEATPEDKIDVIRAEQAQGKLVAMTGDGTNDAPALAQANVGVAMNSGTQAAKEAANMVDLDSDPTKLIDIVTIGKQLLITRGALTTFSIANDVAKYFAIIPALFAAIGIGRLNVMGLSSPQSAVLSALIYNALIIPALIPLALKGVQFRPLTADQLLRRNILIYGLGGVVAPFAAIKVIDLLISATGLA from the coding sequence ATGAGCGGACTCTATTCGCGGGCGATTCAGCAGGCGTTTGTAAAGCTCAATCCGCGTGTGATGATTCGCAATCCGGTGATGTTTGTAGTGTGGATCGGCACGATTATCACGGCGCTGCTCACCCTCAACCCTGGTCTATTTGGCACTGTGCCGGGCGAAAATCAGCGATTCTTTAACGGGCTGATCACGCTAATCTTATTTTTCACAGTCTGGTTTGCCAACTTTGCCGAAGCAGTGGCCGAGGGACGCGGCAAGGCGCAGGCAGATGCGCTGCGGGCAACTAAAACTGATGCGATCGCCCATCGTATCTTATCTGATGGTTCTGTCGAAGAAGTAAGCTCCACTCGGCTCCAGCGGGGCGACCAGATTCGCGTGGTGGCGGGCGACGTAATTCCGGCGGATGGCGAGGTGATTGGCGGCATCGCGTCGGTGGATGAGTCGGCCATCACGGGCGAATCGGCTCCCGTGCTGAAGCAACCAGGGACGGACATCGCCAGTTCCGTTACGGGTGGCACGCGGATTATTTCCGACGAGCTGCTGATTCGCGTCACGGCCGATCCGGGTAAAGGCTTTATTGACCGGATGATTGCGCTGGTGGAAGGGGCAGAACGCAGCAAAACCCCCAACGAAATTGCGCTGACAGTGCTGCTGGCCGTGTTAACTCAGGTGTTTTTGGTGGCGATTGCCACGCTTCCCCCGATCGCCCGATACGTGCAGGCTCCGGTCAGCATTGCCATGTTGATTGCGCTGCTGGTGGCGCTGATTCCCACCACCATCGGCGGGCTGCTCAGCGCCATCGGCATCGCTGGGATGGATCGGGTGGCACAGTTCAACGTGATTGCCACTTCTGGACGCGCAGTAGAAGCCTGCGGCGACGTAAATACGCTGGTGCTGGACAAGACGGGCACAATTACTTTGGGGAACCGTCTGGCAGAGGAATTCATCCCGGTGAATGGCCACACGCTATCGGAGGTTGCCGAAGTGGCGCTGGCGGCCAGCGTGTTCGACGAAACGCCAGAGGGCAAGTCAATTGTGCGGTTGGCAGAAGATCTGGGCGCACGGGTCAATTTCCAGCGCGATCGCGCTGAAGGGATTGAGTTCTCTGCTCGTACCCGCATGAGTGGCACCAACTTGCCCGATGGCACCGAGATCCGCAAAGGCGCAGTCGAGGCAATCAAAGGATTCGTGCGATCGCGCGGTGGGCAGACTCAAGCCGATCTAGATGCTGCCTATGAACGAGTCTCGCGGCTGGGCGGAACGCCGCTGGCCGTCTGTCAGGATAGCGACGTGATGGGCGTGATCTATCTCAAAGACATTATTAAAACCGGGATTCGAGAACGCTTTGATCAACTGCGGCGGATGGGAATTCGCACGATCATGCTCACAGGTGATAACCGGATTACGGCATCGGTGATTGCGGCTGAGGCAGGCGTGGATGACTTCATCGCCGAAGCCACGCCTGAAGACAAAATCGACGTAATTCGCGCCGAGCAAGCCCAAGGAAAACTGGTAGCAATGACGGGAGACGGAACCAACGACGCACCGGCTTTGGCCCAGGCAAACGTCGGTGTGGCGATGAACTCTGGCACGCAAGCCGCTAAGGAAGCCGCCAACATGGTAGACCTGGATTCTGACCCCACCAAGCTGATCGACATTGTGACGATTGGCAAGCAGTTGCTTATTACCCGTGGCGCACTCACCACCTTTTCGATTGCAAACGATGTGGCTAAGTATTTTGCAATCATTCCCGCCCTCTTTGCTGCCATCGGCATCGGCAGGCTCAACGTTATGGGGCTTTCTAGCCCGCAGTCGGCTGTGCTGTCTGCTTTGATTTACAACGCGCTGATCATCCCGGCGCTGATTCCTCTGGCGCTAAAAGGTGTCCAGTTTCGCCCCCTCACGGCAGATCAACTGCTGCGTCGCAATATCCTGATCTACGGATTGGGCGGTGTGGTGGCTCCGTTTGCTGCAATCAAGGTAATCGATCTGCTCATCTCTGCTACGGGTCTGGCGTAG
- the kdpA gene encoding potassium-transporting ATPase subunit KdpA: MEQIWQWGIWVFLILMLQGALPLNPTGLGAPPWDLALHTAISFVTNTNQQHYSGETTFSYASQVWALGFLMFTSAATGLAVAIAFIRGLTGRPLGNFYADLIRSITRILLPISVVGGLLLLLAGVPETLAGPAVVTTLDGAQQAIARGPVAHFEAIKELGENGGGFFGINSAHPFENPNGFTNLLEMLLMMSIPTALIFTYGAFAHNLKQAWLIFWMVFAIFVGLIILTAVGEYHGNPAVNGILGSVAPNLEGKEVRFGWAQTALWAVMTTGTMCGAVNGMHDSLMPAGGFSTLFNMFLQIVWGGQGTGTAYLFVYLILAVFLTGLMVGRTPEFLGRKIEKQEIVLASVILLVHPFAILLPAAITLAFPDTLSGISNSGFHGVSQVIYEYASAAANNGSGFEGLGDNTLWWNLSASISLLLGRYVPIVSLLLLADGLSRKQTVPETAGTLRTDTVLFTSVTAGVILILGALTFFPVLALGPVAEAFQIASGA; encoded by the coding sequence GTGGAGCAAATCTGGCAATGGGGCATCTGGGTGTTTTTGATTTTGATGCTGCAAGGGGCACTGCCGCTTAATCCAACAGGACTGGGCGCACCCCCCTGGGATCTGGCGCTGCACACGGCGATTTCCTTCGTCACCAATACCAACCAGCAGCATTACTCTGGCGAAACCACCTTCAGCTACGCCAGCCAGGTTTGGGCGCTGGGATTTCTCATGTTTACCTCGGCGGCGACAGGGCTGGCGGTGGCGATCGCCTTCATTCGCGGGCTAACCGGGCGGCCCCTGGGCAATTTCTATGCAGACTTGATCCGGTCGATTACTCGCATCTTGTTACCCATTTCTGTGGTCGGCGGGCTGCTGCTCTTGCTGGCTGGGGTTCCAGAAACGCTGGCAGGCCCGGCAGTGGTCACAACGCTGGACGGGGCGCAGCAGGCGATCGCCCGCGGCCCCGTGGCTCACTTTGAAGCCATCAAAGAGCTAGGCGAAAATGGCGGCGGCTTCTTTGGCATCAACTCTGCCCATCCGTTTGAAAACCCCAACGGGTTTACGAACTTGCTAGAAATGCTCTTGATGATGAGCATTCCCACTGCTCTTATCTTCACTTATGGAGCCTTTGCCCACAACCTCAAACAGGCATGGCTCATTTTCTGGATGGTGTTTGCCATTTTCGTCGGGTTAATTATCCTGACTGCGGTCGGCGAATATCACGGCAATCCAGCCGTCAATGGGATACTTGGCAGCGTCGCCCCAAATCTGGAAGGTAAGGAAGTGCGCTTTGGTTGGGCACAAACTGCGCTCTGGGCAGTTATGACCACAGGCACCATGTGCGGTGCAGTGAACGGAATGCACGATTCACTAATGCCTGCGGGCGGCTTTTCTACATTGTTCAACATGTTCCTGCAAATTGTCTGGGGCGGACAGGGAACAGGAACCGCCTATCTGTTTGTTTACCTGATCCTGGCTGTGTTCCTCACCGGGTTAATGGTGGGACGCACGCCAGAATTTCTGGGACGCAAAATCGAGAAGCAAGAGATTGTGCTTGCCAGCGTCATTTTACTAGTGCATCCCTTTGCCATTTTGCTTCCCGCAGCCATCACGCTAGCGTTCCCAGACACACTCTCTGGCATTAGCAACTCTGGGTTTCACGGCGTGTCTCAGGTGATCTACGAGTATGCCTCAGCGGCTGCAAATAATGGGTCTGGCTTTGAGGGACTGGGCGACAACACATTGTGGTGGAACCTGAGCGCCAGCATCAGTTTGCTGCTGGGTCGCTACGTGCCGATTGTGTCACTGTTGCTGCTGGCAGATGGGCTTTCTCGCAAACAAACCGTTCCCGAAACCGCAGGCACGCTGCGAACCGATACCGTTCTCTTTACTAGCGTCACTGCGGGCGTGATCCTGATTCTTGGCGCACTGACTTTCTTTCCTGTCTTAGCGCTGGGGCCAGTCGCAGAAGCTTTTCAGATTGCATCAGGCGCATAG
- a CDS encoding potassium-transporting ATPase subunit KdpA: MLQGVFQIALTLALMVAIAPFFGAYMARVYTYHPSRLDPVMHPVENLVYRLSGLRKRADMTGLAICPAQCCGANLAMGHLGVFDFDAARGTAA, from the coding sequence ATGTTACAAGGTGTTTTTCAAATCGCGCTAACCCTCGCCCTGATGGTGGCGATCGCCCCGTTCTTTGGGGCCTATATGGCGCGGGTGTATACCTACCATCCGTCACGGCTCGACCCGGTAATGCATCCTGTTGAGAACCTCGTTTATCGGCTCAGCGGCCTCCGCAAGCGAGCAGACATGACGGGGCTGGCAATATGCCCCGCGCAGTGCTGTGGAGCAAATCTGGCAATGGGGCATCTGGGTGTTTTTGATTTTGATGCTGCAAGGGGCACTGCCGCTTAA
- a CDS encoding sensor histidine kinase, producing the protein MPKSDIAQRDRDLSIRGLIIGLFAIALVLEYITPPEFVFGYFYIGGILLASARLSRRELGWVTATAIALTLSNVWIPHEQPWSLTIFLNRMIATLALGITGWLSDRIRRSEEAIARQQAQFQAQAQLAKLREDLAATLTHDLRTPLLGAIETLSGLEQEYFGPVSPAQQKILSTMKRSHQTSLRLVETLLDIYRNDAEGLSLQLAPVDLTALTEMVAGELSGLAASRQVYLAIRHSESDFRRSLWVNGDAFQLQRVLTNLLSNAVNHSRRGDRVEILLESQSDSHVIKVLDSGAGLRLEELPHLFERFFQGQSDRQSKGAGLGLYLSRQIITAHGGTIWAENLNPTGALFAFRLPAYPMPAAIS; encoded by the coding sequence ATGCCAAAGTCAGATATCGCACAGCGTGACCGGGATTTGTCGATTCGGGGCTTAATCATTGGGCTATTTGCGATCGCCCTGGTGCTGGAGTACATTACGCCGCCAGAGTTTGTCTTTGGCTATTTCTACATTGGCGGGATTTTGCTGGCTAGCGCCCGCCTCAGCCGTCGAGAACTGGGCTGGGTGACGGCTACGGCGATCGCGCTAACCCTTTCAAATGTGTGGATTCCCCATGAACAGCCCTGGTCGCTCACGATTTTTCTGAATCGTATGATTGCAACGCTGGCGCTGGGAATCACGGGCTGGCTCAGTGATCGCATTCGGCGGAGTGAAGAGGCGATCGCCCGACAGCAGGCCCAGTTTCAGGCGCAGGCGCAGCTTGCGAAACTGCGAGAAGACCTGGCCGCCACGCTGACGCACGACCTGAGAACGCCGCTGCTAGGGGCGATCGAAACCCTCAGCGGGCTAGAGCAAGAATATTTCGGCCCGGTGTCGCCCGCGCAGCAAAAGATTTTATCTACGATGAAGCGGAGCCACCAAACCAGCCTTAGACTGGTGGAAACGCTACTGGATATCTATCGCAACGACGCAGAAGGCTTGTCGCTGCAACTGGCTCCGGTGGATCTGACCGCACTGACCGAAATGGTGGCAGGCGAACTCAGCGGACTAGCCGCCAGCCGCCAGGTCTATCTGGCGATTCGCCACAGCGAGTCCGATTTTCGGCGATCGCTCTGGGTGAATGGCGATGCCTTTCAGCTACAGCGTGTGCTGACAAACCTGCTGAGCAATGCGGTGAACCATTCTCGCCGGGGCGATCGCGTGGAAATCTTGCTGGAATCTCAGTCCGACTCTCATGTAATCAAAGTCCTGGACAGTGGCGCAGGGCTGCGCCTGGAGGAGTTGCCCCATTTGTTTGAGCGGTTCTTTCAGGGACAGAGCGATCGCCAATCTAAGGGTGCTGGGCTGGGACTTTACCTCTCTCGCCAGATCATCACCGCGCACGGCGGTACAATTTGGGCAGAGAACCTTAACCCTACAGGCGCTCTGTTTGCCTTTCGGCTGCCCGCCTACCCAATGCCTGCTGCAATATCATAA
- a CDS encoding response regulator, producing the protein MTKPLRLLLVEDDELFRLGLQVRMQQEAGIEIVAEAEDGETAIALVSRQLPDVVLLDIGLPGIGGLETCRQLKQVAPTLPILVLTSQSQKTLIPQIIEAGAQGYCLKGIGAETLVLALRSVAAGASWWDAAATEEIRTALDHRATPPAAVPSVPASNPTQLLAASLTQRELEILTLMSSGKNNQEIAAALHITPGTVRVHVHSILQKLDVRDRTQAVLAAIQQHLV; encoded by the coding sequence ATGACCAAGCCGCTACGTCTCTTGCTCGTAGAAGACGATGAGCTGTTTCGCTTAGGGTTGCAGGTTCGGATGCAGCAAGAGGCGGGCATCGAAATCGTGGCAGAGGCAGAGGATGGCGAAACGGCGATCGCCCTGGTCTCGCGCCAGTTGCCCGATGTGGTGCTGCTGGATATCGGACTACCCGGCATCGGCGGACTGGAAACCTGCCGCCAGCTCAAGCAAGTTGCCCCAACCCTGCCCATCCTGGTGCTGACTTCCCAATCTCAAAAAACTCTGATTCCGCAAATCATCGAAGCGGGCGCACAGGGCTATTGTCTCAAAGGCATTGGAGCCGAAACGCTAGTGCTGGCTCTGCGCTCGGTGGCGGCGGGTGCATCTTGGTGGGATGCCGCTGCGACAGAGGAAATTCGCACTGCGCTCGATCACCGCGCCACGCCTCCTGCTGCTGTGCCGTCTGTGCCCGCTTCCAATCCAACTCAGCTATTGGCAGCTTCACTGACCCAGCGCGAATTAGAGATTCTCACGCTTATGTCTAGCGGCAAAAATAACCAGGAAATCGCCGCTGCGCTTCATATCACACCTGGAACCGTGCGCGTGCATGTTCATTCCATCCTGCAAAAGCTGGACGTGCGCGATCGCACTCAAGCCGTATTAGCCGCGATTCAACAACACCTGGTCTGA
- a CDS encoding MSMEG_0570 family nitrogen starvation response protein — MPELRFQIEWPDGSQELCYSPSLVIKDYFTPDQVYPLADFLERSRTALHIASDRVQAKYGMPCSLALGQLSKIEQKATQYAELPEPQVKVLRFVE, encoded by the coding sequence ATGCCTGAGCTTCGCTTTCAAATCGAGTGGCCAGACGGCTCCCAGGAGCTTTGCTATTCGCCGTCGCTGGTCATTAAGGACTACTTTACCCCAGATCAGGTTTATCCTTTGGCAGACTTTTTGGAGCGATCGCGCACCGCGTTGCACATTGCCAGCGATCGCGTCCAGGCCAAATATGGAATGCCCTGTAGCCTTGCCCTGGGGCAGCTTTCCAAAATTGAGCAAAAGGCGACGCAGTATGCCGAACTTCCAGAACCCCAGGTCAAGGTGCTGAGGTTTGTAGAGTAA